The Acidobacteriota bacterium genome includes the window CGGATGCCCATGCGGGGACGACATGGGCGCCGCGCGGCCGGACGCCGATCGTATCGACGACGGGCGCCCGTTTTGGCCTGAACTTGATTTCGGCGGTGAATGGCCAGGGCTTGTTTCGGTTCATGGGAGTCCGGGGCCGGGTCAATGCCGGCGTCTTCATTCAGTTCCTGAAGCGCTTGCTGGTAAAGGCGGAGCGGATGATTTTCTTGATCGTTGACGGACATCCGACGCATAAGGCGAAGAAAGTTCAGAAGTTCGTCGCCTCGGAGTCGAAACGACTGAGATTGTATTTCCTTCCTCCGTATTCGCCGGAACTGAATCCGGATGAATATGTGTGGAACGACCTTAAAAACAACGGAATTGGTCGGAAGATCATCCTCGAGCCGAACCAGATGAGGAGAGATGTTCTGGCTCATATGCGGTCTCTTCAAAGATCACCAAATCTAATCAAATCGTTTTTCCAATCTCCAACGACAGCCTACGCAGCATGATGTCTATACAATAATGAGAAGATTAATAAATGAAGTCAACCGTGATCATTCTTCCTAGCCCCGTATCACGAAAAAACAGCCATTGTATTGTGCGCCGGAGAAGGAGCGGATTATTTCCTGCCCTCTTTATCATTGCGCTCTTATCCCTCTCTCTTGATGTCTCTCCTTCCGCAGAGCAGTCCCGGATCGGCGGGAAAAGCAATCCTACCGGCGGCGATGTGCCCGTGTTCGTCTCATCGAAAGAGCCTCTTTATGGCGATCTGAAGTATGAATTGAGAGAAGACCTGCGGATAGGATCCGAATCCGACCCGCAGCAACTTTTCCATACCGTGCTTGATGTCGACGCCGATGCATCAGGCAACATTTACGTCGTCGACGCGAGAAACATCAGGATCCAGATTTTCAATTCCTCGGGGCAATACGTCCGGACAGTCGGAAGAAAAGGACAGGGTCCCGGGGAGTTCGAGTACCCATTTTTTATCCGGCTGGACGAGGAGGCCGGCCGCATGCTGGTCATTGACCGATGGGTCACTTTGAAGATCTTCGACCTGAATGGACGTTTCCATAACTCCTTCGTGGTCGGAGTTATGAAAAAGATATTCCCCTGCCGAAACGGTCATTTTCTTGCGATCCTCCAGACGGCATCCGAGGACTATTTGGCCTACACTCAAGCTCTTTGTCGGATCGATTCCAGCGGATCGATCATCTCCAAAATCGCCGAGCACCCATTCTCTCTTTTTGTTGAAAGGCTTAGTAGCGGCGCGACCTATGGCCAGACTACACATTACGAGCTCGGCCTGAGGCTGGCAAAAATGGCGAACGAGACTTTTGTGTTCGGCCATTCCGGGGCATATGAGCTGACTCTCATCGAGGGCGATGGGAAGGTCGTCCACCGCTTCCGCAAGGAGGAACCTTCGCCGCGTTTCACGGCCGAGGAACGGCGGAGGCTTAAAGCGCCCGGGGAAAAGAAACCGTATTTCTTTGAGCTTCTAACGGATTCCCTCGACCGGATCTATGTCCAGCGCAACATGGCCTACGGCAGGATCATGGTCGAGATCAGGGAAAAGGAGGTCGACGTTTTTGACCGGACGGGTCGGTTCCTGTACAGGACACGACTCCCGGCCAACACCCGGGCTATCCGCGACGGCCTCCTCTACTGTTGGGAATTGAATGAAGAGGAAGGAATGGAGTACGTCAAGCGGTACCGGATCCTCAACTGGGACAGGATTGTCCGAGCGAACTAGCATCATTAATGGGGTTCCGTAAGCAGATCGATATGTGATTTGATCATCGCTGGGGTCGGATCAAGGCCATTCAGCTTCATGAAGCCGGCATGGGCTTCAAATTACCTGGCCTTTCTGCATCGGGCGCGTCGGGCTGGCCGCGGCGGTCGACTATGCCATGGCGGTCGGGATCGGGAACATTTGCCGGCAGGTCAAGGCCCTGGCGCGCTCGCTCCGCAAACGTCTGGCGGAGATCCCCGGCGTTGCGGTCTGCGACCTGGGCGTCGAGAAAAGCGGGATCGTGACCTTCGTCAAGAACGGCGAATCGGCGGATGCGGTCAAGCGGCGGCTGAACGCCCGGGAGGATGAACGTCTCCGTCGTCAAATCAAGCTCGGCTCTTCTGGATATGGAGCCGCGCGGTCTCAAGGAGCTGGTGCGCGCCTCCGTCCACTATTACAACACCGAGGACGAGATCGAACGCTTCTGCCGGGAGCTTGCCTCAGCGTGACGGGCGCCCGCCTGATGGACGAGGCAAATCTTCTTGACAAGAACTGTTTTAGGCATTAGATTGATTACGTATGATATACATGTATAGCAAAGGAAGAGTCATATGATTGCTGTCAGACTTCCGGCGGAAATCGAAAAAAGGCTGAATGCTTTGGCCGCGGCCACCGGCCGGACCAAAACCTATTATGTCCGCGAGGCCGTCGTGGAATACCTGGACGACCTGGAAGATATCTATCTGGCTGAAAAACGACTGGGCCGCTATTACGCGGGCAAAAGCGGGGCATCTTCGCTGGACGATTTGGAGCGCGAGCTTGGCCTGGCGGATTGAAGTCGAGACCGGAGCGAAAAAAGATATTGCCGGTCTTGATCGACCCGTGGCCAAGCGGGTCCTTTCCTTCTTAAGAGAAAAGCTGGGAACACGCGAGGATCCGCGTTCGCTCGGCCAGGCCCTTCACGGCAAGACATACGGCGAATTCTGGAAATACCGCGTCGGCGATATCCGCATCATCGCCCGCATTGAGGATGCGGAACTCCTCATTCTCGTTGTTCGTGTGGGCCACCGAAAAAACGTCTATAAATAGACGTCGGGATTCATCGGTATCAGCGATCCTGTGACCGACACCTCATCATGAATACCTTGAAAAAACGGTTGAGAGGACCAGATTTTCAAGGAGCCTGGACATCGTCCACTCGGGCGAAAAGACATTTCTCCGCCGCGTATTCCCCTTGCGGCTTTTCCCGGCTCCAATACTTCATGTATACCCGCAGGAGGACATCACCCTTTGCAGAAGTGCGATTGTGGAGTGTTCCCCAGACTTCAATCGTTGCCCCCGGACTGAACTGACCTCTGTCGTAGGCGTGATAGCTCTTCGCATCCGTTGTCCGCGTTCCCAAGTTCACCCCGCTCACGTTATAGGATAATCTTGGTCCCATGGCGATCTCGCTCTCGACAACGTTTCCATCCTGTTGTGCCGCAATGGGCGTGGACAACAAACAGATCCCTCCATTCGCAATCAATTTGTCTCATGGGCAATTTTAGGTTGCCGAAACCGGATTGTCAAAGAAAGCCAAATGGCCGGGGCGGAAAAATTGCAATTTTCACTATACACCGGCAAATGGATTGGGCGATAATGGGCTCCAATGTTAAAAAGAAACATCGCCGCCCTTTGTTTTCTCGTCGCCGTCCCGGCCGCCTGTCGACAGGCGCCGGTCGTGCCGCAGCCCCATGTCCCCTTGGCCCACTACGAAATTCGTGCCGACATCGATCCGGCATCCGGGTTTCTGGAGGCCGCCGTCGAATTGACGCTCGAGGCTCCGGCCGGAGAGCCGCGCTCGCTGACTTTCCTGTTGCACCGGGAGTTTGAGGTCCGCCGGGTCGCGGGTGACGGGGTTGCCGGCCACCGGTTCGAGCCTCCGCCGGACAGGCCGAGCCTGTATTCCCCCGAAGCCTTTGAATTGCACGTGGATTTCGAGACGCCTCCCCGGGAGGGCGACACCCTGCGGATCGCCTTCGAGTATGCCGGAGAGATCAAGAGCTGGCCGGAGTGGTCGGCCAATGTCATGACCGGGGAAT containing:
- a CDS encoding IS630 family transposase, whose protein sequence is DAHAGTTWAPRGRTPIVSTTGARFGLNLISAVNGQGLFRFMGVRGRVNAGVFIQFLKRLLVKAERMIFLIVDGHPTHKAKKVQKFVASESKRLRLYFLPPYSPELNPDEYVWNDLKNNGIGRKIILEPNQMRRDVLAHMRSLQRSPNLIKSFFQSPTTAYAA
- a CDS encoding 6-bladed beta-propeller, which encodes MFVSSKEPLYGDLKYELREDLRIGSESDPQQLFHTVLDVDADASGNIYVVDARNIRIQIFNSSGQYVRTVGRKGQGPGEFEYPFFIRLDEEAGRMLVIDRWVTLKIFDLNGRFHNSFVVGVMKKIFPCRNGHFLAILQTASEDYLAYTQALCRIDSSGSIISKIAEHPFSLFVERLSSGATYGQTTHYELGLRLAKMANETFVFGHSGAYELTLIEGDGKVVHRFRKEEPSPRFTAEERRRLKAPGEKKPYFFELLTDSLDRIYVQRNMAYGRIMVEIREKEVDVFDRTGRFLYRTRLPANTRAIRDGLLYCWELNEEEGMEYVKRYRILNWDRIVRAN
- a CDS encoding DUF6290 family protein yields the protein MIAVRLPAEIEKRLNALAAATGRTKTYYVREAVVEYLDDLEDIYLAEKRLGRYYAGKSGASSLDDLERELGLAD
- a CDS encoding type II toxin-antitoxin system RelE/ParE family toxin; the encoded protein is MAWRIEVETGAKKDIAGLDRPVAKRVLSFLREKLGTREDPRSLGQALHGKTYGEFWKYRVGDIRIIARIEDAELLILVVRVGHRKNVYK